In Mycteria americana isolate JAX WOST 10 ecotype Jacksonville Zoo and Gardens chromosome 3, USCA_MyAme_1.0, whole genome shotgun sequence, a single genomic region encodes these proteins:
- the NLRC4 gene encoding LOW QUALITY PROTEIN: NLR family CARD domain-containing protein 4 (The sequence of the model RefSeq protein was modified relative to this genomic sequence to represent the inferred CDS: inserted 8 bases in 6 codons; deleted 4 bases in 4 codons; substituted 3 bases at 3 genomic stop codons) translates to MEFIESNRVHLFQRMGMITVKQIADDLLACNVMSCEEVNTIACEKVEQEASRMMIYMIHALNKGSETCSNLVLNVSXYSLSLIQDLFALGTTGQVEQDKLNDLIQDLKYVYLSSTFQKYHPLGSDIDIIFDLGTAYTNILLWKKGIHNSRKGQLTLNVLLEELKNPCIIEGEAGKGKITLLKRIGVLWASDNCSSSKSFQFVFFISLTSTRGGIYEXCDQLLFEQYPIXKQAFMKMLLAQRERVLFLLDGYDEFKPQNCRPEIEAMIRXNHKFKNMVIIATRTESIYKIRQFGSLVAETGDLSEKSCKKLIKNVLTNKLADGLLNQLKEATSMKNLMKTPPFVIIACAIQIGESNFHPSTQTLLXTLYNLMVQKNRYKTKEITENHVMLSINHCGDLALDGIFDQRFDFQSEDLADVKEEVLLASGLLNKYTAQRLRPTYRFLHKSFQEYTAVRKLCKLLTFCQEAEVKKGDSYLQKINTTSDITNTYFNLLLYTCGSSLDATRIILDLLKRIDQHRDTSQLFSLKNLALESEYXKKSENITEKEDLNKTDKDIFADCVINFFYESSSKLALSRDFEEVFCDKSIXNTQDIPIYFSDFFLYLPNCVSVLGLIKLDLFGNYSPSKEIDDENVEELQISSLKTYIAEKAVSLFFNWNQSLRSLEITLQDFNKLKKCDIKYLGKIRCSAASLKLHISNSAGITGTLNEVLETCKNLQDLTVESTPLTVEDEQQMTAMTKLKTLHVRDLQSENLEGGLTDGIKTFVNAEGLVLDNISIDEGDAKKIAKGIRNLRKLCLLYMNYLTVIGDGMTYLVRSVSDELSELEEIQLVNCCISSDAVDILAQNLCNLPKLNVLDSLENYLEKKGKDAIHRLVDGLNVLPGXKVLMLPWGDDVKVCLTKLLELLETMPQLTKLELRKWSLTDVEVRILGNFFEKEHLENLXHLDLAMNCVTSNGWLSFMQPLISLKKLLSVDFSSEQDWVPASLLVCKLSQVLTTLNYLKEIKVTGWKLDCHDLGLINGAKVNCRKQCQLVHS, encoded by the exons A TGGAATTTATAGAAAGCAACAGAGTACATCTCTTTCAGAGAATGGGAATGATCACTGTCAAGCAAATAGCAGATGACCTTTTGGCCTGCAATGTCATGTCTTGTGAAGAAGTGAATACCATTGCCTGTGAAAAGGTTGAACAAGAAGCCTCAAGAATGATGATTTACATGATTCATGCT TTGAATAAAGGTTCAGAAACCTGCAGTAATTTGGTTCTTAATGTCTCTTAATACtctctttcat TGATACAAGATCTGTTTGCCTTAGGTACTACCGGGCAAGTGGAACAAGATAAATTAAACGACTTGATTCAGGATTTAAAATATGTGTATCTGTCttcaacttttcaaaaatatcatCCTCTGGGTAGTGATATTGACATCATTTTTGATTTGGGAACTGCCTATACTAACATCTTGCTGTGGAAAAAAGGTATACATAATAGCAGGAAAGGGCAGCTGACGCTAAATGTCCTTCTGGAGGAATTGAAAAATCCCTGCATTATAGAAGGAGAAgctggcaaaggaaaaataactcttCTAAAAAGAATTGGTGTACTCTGGGCTTCTGATAATTGCTCCTCTTCGAAAAGTTtccaatttgttttctttatcagCCTGACTAGCACAAGAGGTGGAATATATG ACTGTGATCAGCTTCTTTTTGAACAATACCCCATCTGAAAACAAGCTTTCATGAAAATGCTACTAGCACAAAGAGAAAGGGTTCTTTTCCTGTTAGATGGATATGATGAATTCAAACCCCAAAACTGTCGTCCAGAGATAGAAGCAATGATTA GAAACCACAAATTCAAGAACATGGTCATTATTGCTACCAGGACTGAGTCTATCTATAAAATCAGACAGTTTGGGTCACTGGTTGCTGAAACAGGAGATCTATCGGAGAAGAGCTGCAAGAAACTCATTAAAAATGTCTTGACAAATAAGCTGGCTGATGGTCTGTTAAACCAGCTTAAAGAGGCCACTTCCATGAAGAACCTTATGAAGACTCCACCCTTTGTCATCATTGCTTGTGCCATCCAAATAGGTGAAAGTAATTTTCATCCAAGCACCCAGACTCTACT TACTTTGTATAACTTGATGGTGCAAAAAAAC AGgtacaaaacaaaagaaataacagaaaatcatGTTATGCTGAGCATAAATCATTGTGGAGACTTAGCTTTAGATGGAATATTTGATCAAAGATTTGATTTTCAGTCTGAGGATTTAGCTGACGTAAAAGAAGAAGTCCTGCTAGCTTCAGGTCTTCTGAATAAATACACAGCTCAAAGACTAAGGCCAACATATAGATTCCTTCATAAATCATTTCAGGAATACACTGCAGTCAGAAAACTTTGCAAACTACTGACATTCTGCCAAGAAGCAGAGGTGAAGAAAGGGGATAGTtatctacagaaaataaatactactTCAGATATTACTAATACTTATTTCAATTTGCTCCTCTACACTTGTGGATCCTCTCTAGATGCCACTAGAATAATTTTGGACTTACTGAAAAGAATTGATCAGCATAGAGATACTTCTCAACTGTTTTCATTAAAGAATCTGGCTTTGGAAAGCGAAT acaaaaaatcagaaaatataacagaaaaggaagatttaaataaaactgacaaGGATATTTTTGCAGACTGtgtcattaatttcttttatgaaagtTCCTCAAAATTAGCATTAAGCAGAGATTTTGAAGAGGTTTTTTGTGATAAAAGTAT TAATACTCAAGATATCCCaatttatttctctgat ttttttttatacttaccAAATTGTGTTAGTGTACTAGGACTCATTAAGTTAGATCTGTTTGGAAATTACTCACCAAGTAAGGAAATAGATGATGAGAATGTGGAAGAACTTCAAATCAGTTCACTTAAAACTTACATTGCTGAAAAGGCTGTCTCCTTATTCTTCAACTGGAACCAGAGTCTCAGATCTTTAGAAATTACACTGCAAGATTTCAACAAGCTAAAGAAGTGTGATATTAAATATCTGGGCAAAATACGTTGCTCTGCTGCAAGCCTCAAGCTGCACATCAGCAATAGTGCTGGTATCACAGGAACATTGAATGAAGTTCTTGAAACCTGTAAAAACTTACAAGATCTTACTGTGGAGTCCACACCTCTTACTGTGGAAGATGAGCAACAGATGACAGCAATGACAAAGCTGAAAACCTTACATGTAAGAGATCTGCAAAGTGAAAATCTAGAAG gtgGACTTACTGATGGAATAAAGACATTTGTGAATGCTGAAGGGCTTGTACTTGACAACATAAGTATAGATGAAggtgatgcaaaaaaa aTAGCTAAAGGTATCAGAAATTTGAGAAAGCTATGCTTATTATACATGAATTATTTGACAGTTATTGGGGATGGTATGACC TACCTTGTAAGATCAGTCTCTGATGAACTAAGTGAACTTGAAGAAATCCAACTAGTCAACTGCTGTATCTCCAGTGATGCTGTGGATATTCTAG CTCAGAATCTTTGTAATTTGCCAAAACTGAATGTACTTGATTCGTTGGAAAAttacttggaaaagaaaggaaaagacgcTATCCACAGACTTG tggATGGCTTAAATGTCCTACCTG TGAAAGTGCTGATGCTTCCCTGGGGAGATGATGTAAAGGTTTGCCTAACAAAATTATTAGAACTACTGGAAACAATGCCACAGCTGACAAAACTTGAATTGAGGAAATGGAGCCTAACTGATGTGGAGGTCAGAATTCTAG gcaatttttttgagaaagaacaCCTGGAGAACCTTTAGCACTTGGACTTGGCAATGAATTGTGTGACAAGCAATGGCTGGCTTTCCTTCATGCAGCCACTGATCTCTCTCAAGAAGCTGCTATCTGTAGATTTCAGCAGTGAACAAGACTGGGTGCCTGCATCACTGTTAGTCTGCAAATTAAGTCAGGTACTAAccacactgaattatttaaagGAGATTAAAGTGACCGGATGGAAGTTAGATTGCCATGATCTTGGACTTATTAATGGTGCAAAAGTAAACTGCAGAAAACAATGTCAGCTAGTGCATTCTTAA